The genomic segment TCCGCAACATCTCCAGACTCCGCCCATCACTGACCCAATCCAGCACCGAAATCCTGGTCCACTCATTTGTCACATCACGCATCAACTAGTGCAATGCCCTCCTCACTGGACTCCCCACCAAACtcatcaacagactgcaaataATTCAGAACTCGGCCGCCCGGATCATCACCTGCACCAAATCAGCTGACCACATCACCCCTGTTCTCATTcaactccactggctccccGTACAATACCGCATCCAATACAAGAACCTCCTCCTCACCTACAAAGCTCTCCACAACCTAGCACCACTTACCTCTGCGACCTCCTTCAAGAATACTCTCCCTCCCGCTCCCTCCGCTCATCCTCTGCTGGACTATTAATCACCCCCTCATCACGCCTCAGTACCATGGGGGCCCGGTCCTTCAGCTGCTCAGCACCCAGGCTCTGGAGCTCCCTCCCCCCACACATCAGACAGTCTGACACCATCACAACCTTCAAGTCACAActcaaaactcacctgttcAAACTGGCATACACTCTGTAACTGGACACTTCTTCACTTGCTTTTATcatattgtcttgtttttaccatgttgtcttgtttttaaagatgtttatgattttagactttgtaaggtgaccttgggtgacatgaaaggcgcccataaattaaatgtattattattattattattattacaaagcgACTAGagaagcgctatataagtgcaggtccatttaccatttaccattctCTTTATGCAGACAGACCTGCTGCACACTCAacttacattacatgtcatttagcaggcgcttttgtccaaagcgacttacaataagtcgTAAGAGACTTACCTTCTCCGGTCCCTCTGTCTCCGGTCCCTCTGTCTCAGGTCCCTCTGTCTCCGGTCCCTCTGTCTCAGGTCCCTCTGTCTCAGGTCTCAGCGTCTCTGAAGGGAACGATGCTGATAAGACTTCCTGCTGCTCGCCGTCCAGCCGGCCACACATGTCGGCGACTCGGAGGAGCTTCTGACCCTGGACCAGCAGAGAGAGGACATGAAGGACAGAGAGGACatgaagacagagaggacatgaaggacagagaggacatgaaggacagagaggacatgaagacagagaggacaTGAAGGACAGAGAGGACATGAAGACAAAGAGGACATGAAGGACAGAGAGGACATGAAGGACAGAGAGGACTCGGCTGTCGACAGACAGGAATCGGGGCGTGCGTTACCGTGGCGATGGCGGCCTGCAGCTTCTTGGCGGCGGCGGCGCTCTGGACGGTGAGCTCGGTCAGCTGCTTCCTCGCCGCCGTTTCCTGCTGAGTCAGCTGGTCCCGGGCGGCGTGGGTGCTCCGCTTCGCCTGGTTCCTGGCAGCCAGCAGATCTTTTTCCACCGACAGTCCTTCTGTCTTGGCGGCGGACAGCGTCTCCCTCAGCTGGATGACGGCCTCCTAACGAGGACAAACCTCAAACTCATCAAGCAGGAAATTCTCTCAGCTGCATCTGATGAAATGTCATGAACAGACTTTTTATCCAGCTGGACAAAGGCTGGAAATAATGTCTCATGTCCGCTGTGgcgaaataaaacaatattaaaagaatacatttattatttatggtcgaacaaatgtttgtctttttgccTTGTGCAACAGAAACTTAATCATGAAGTGATGAACTTGAGGTTTGAAGCCTTTGACCCTCTGAACCATTTGTTTCTCCTCCTGGGGAGTAAAAGACGTGGAGCACTGACCTGCAGCCTCTTCACGGTCTTGATGTCTTGTTCTGTGGTCCTCCTCAGCTCCTGGGTCTTCTGGCTCATGATGGAGAGCTCCTCTGACTCCTTCCTGCTCCGCTGCACCGCCTCCTGGTTCTGCTGCTTCTCCTGCTTCAGCGGCTCCTTCGTGTTCATGCTCAGAGACATTTTCTGTCCACAGAGACACGAGAGGACACTCAAAACACTCTGAGGACTCGGAGGACATGCAGAGGACTCGGAACACTCTGAGGACACTCGGTGCTGCAATGTGTTTGTGAACAGGTTTTATAGTTCTACTGTCATGGTAACTAAGCTGTTAATGAGCTTTCATTTataataatcactttaaatttgtgtttttaatcactttaaatccatgtttttcatgttaatcttgacctgaaagaGTTTTaactctaaatgtagtggagtagatgCCTGAAGTTAcatagtaaatgtacttatttactttCTGCTGCTGATCTTTCTGTTGAGTCAGCAGCTCGTACCTTTTGTTCGTACGTGCTGTCGTACCTTTTGTTCGTACGTGCTGTCGTACCTTTTGTTCGTACGTGCTGTCGTATGCTGCGATGCATTCTCCGTACACTGTGTGGATCTCCGTCATGGCTGATGTCTGAAGCTTCTCTCTAGCGTATAGCGCTCCCTGCTGGTCGTCTCGCTGCTGCCGGTAGTCCGCCGAGATCTGCTTCCTGAGACGgaggaaaatatatttcactgcTTTTCAAATCAATGGTGACATTGAAAATATATCAACACAACTATCAGCATTTTCCTTTTAAATCCAAAAGTATcagaattttaatttaattttgtttgcattaatatatttttaaccttactgtcaataaaacagatttttatttcagtggCAATACTTTTGCTCTGGAATTTATCCTGTTGCATAATaacttataataaataattcaggaataaattaaatatcttctgattctaaaaactaatttaataaGACTGCAATTCAAATCAATGTTATGATTGCAAGCTACTTTTACTAATTATAATATTCTTAATAATTTGGTTATACATAAAATCTCCAAAAGTTTTAACAGCAAGCTTTTCCATCtgcaaaatttttttaaaacacttgcattaaaatatttttaacctaactgttaataaaacaaactCCTCCGGCCAGAGGGGGCGCTGTGACTCACCGCTCTGAGCTGAACGTggagctgagctgctgcaggcCCGACTCCCAGCGCTGCTGCAGGACGTCCAGCCGGCGCTGCTGCAGCGCCAGCAGACGCTCCGCACGCTGCAGGTGAGCTCGCTGCACCTGAGCCGCCTGACGCTCCGCCTCCTGCAGCTCGCCCCACAGGTTCTGCAACACAAACTGGAAGTGAGTCGGCCAAGCCGCGACCACGGCGGGTAAAGAAAAGTAGATACAGAGGACACTCAGAGGACACTTGGAGGACACTCAGAGGACACACAGGATAAGGAGGACACTCTGAGGAGTCGGAGGACACTCGGGACTCATCGATATAACTGATTTTGCTGCAGGGCATattaacaacataaaaaaagggCAACAAGTTCTGCCAAGTGCGAACAAGCGGTTatatccacagtataacagtagtgttCGGGGCTTTACCCCTACAGCTGTTGCTGTATGGGCCAGTGCTAGGTGCTAGGTGTGCTAGGTGCTAGgtgtgattgccccgtggccctaataatccaatattatatttccaatattaatatataatccaatatatttaaaacaaagaaaacattctgcagaaagagtacttttactttgatacattttgatacttttactgcagtaaagtaatgTGATTACTTCTTCCCCCTCTGAttgctaattttttttcatgtaagaATGTCAGAAAGTGTAGTTTCCAGTCTCTCATTTCTGCATTTCATATTTTGAATTTCCCCGTAGTGGGAATAATGAGGGAATCTTCATAAATGGTGTCACCAACTGAGCCAGTTGGTAGAGTCGGtcggcccccaaccgaagggttggtggttcgatccccgaccatggcagcctacatgttgaagtatccttgagcaagatactgaactccagattgctcctgatgctgcgttcatcggtgtgtgaattaattcccaatggtggcaggaggcagcgtttagggtagcctctgccaccagtatgaatgtgtgtgtgaaaggtgaatgagtcagtctgtagtgtgaagACCTTTGAGTGGTCGCTAAGAGACTAGAaaagctatataagtgcaggtcatttaccatttaccagtCGTTAGTTTCATGAGGTTCATTCAGTAAATTCTGGTCCATTCAGAGTCAAATACCGGAACATTTCGGTGGAGTTGGCGGGACTAACGGTTACCTTGACGACGCTGTCCAGGCCGTCCAGCTGCCGCTCAAACGTCCGGCTGAGCACCTCGAGGTCCCGCCGCAGCTCGCCGCAGCGGGCGCGGCGCAGCACGGAGCGCCACCCGTCGGTGAGCTTCAGCAGGTTCACCGCCgtgttcttctcctccttctgcaGCTTCTCCTGCAGTTACACACTCGTTAACTCTTCTAgtggtgcttttactttgaaatgatCAACTTTCATGAAGAATTTAAAATTCAAATGACTAagcagacaaaaaacacattaattccatattcaaaaataataaataaaagtaaataattaatataaatttaaagtgtACTTTTCACAGCTCTATTGATtcataaatacacatttaataCTATTCAAAATGATATAGtaacaaataaagaaatgtaaattgtACCGTTTTGAAATAAACTATAGATCTtacaattataaatatatttaataatataataataaataaaattaaaatgtactttttggAAACAAATCAAGTCACCACAGCTCCTCTGATTCTAAACACgaatttattatgttattaataattttgtgataaataaaagctattttgattctaaataaaaatattaatttaatttagtgataaataaaataatttctgaTTCTAAATAAAATAGGATATAAAAAATGATCTTATAAATAATGAGTTGATGGATGGAGGTGTGCAGACCCTGAGGAACAGAGTCAGgatctcctccttcttcttggCCGTCTCCTCCTCGGCCTGAGCTCTCTGCTGCAGGAGCACCAGCCGCTCCTCCTccgtcctccctcctcctcttcctcctcctcctttcttggCTTTCTTTGGCatgatcctcctcttcctcctcttcctcctctgtgtgCTGCTGTGTTTGCTATCTGACTGCAGAACACAGCAAAGAATCCACAGAATGAAAATTATGACTTCAAAGTAAAGTCATTTTAGTTGCCATAATCAATCCAAAGttgtaaaactaaaataaatgtagaatttAAAAACCTATTAATACAAATCCAGAAGTATGCATTtgatgtcatattttttttataaatatataaataaaaattaaattgatttgtattaacaatttttttatttattaatttattcaactTGAAATCagaaactaaactaatattttttgtttgtcgGATAAAAGTTTTACTATTTAACCTCTTGCTGTTTTTTGCATAATAAAGTCACATCTATTCTAAAATATCATtacaaatgtaatattataaatatatttctaatgtaactttattcttctacaTTTATCTGATAGCTTcagcacattaaaacacattaataggctattaagtagttaaaatgctgcttacataaatgcatcaatagtaataataataatccaataatatatttaaaacatataaaacattctgcagaatgagtacttttacctttggtactttaagtacattttaatacttttttatttttgctgcagtaaagtaatctgattacttcttcccCCTCTGATAGCTGATTAATCCTCATTTTTCatataatgtcagaaaatgtagTTTCCAGTCTCTCATATCTGCAGATTTCctgtttcataataataataataataataataataataataataatctgagtattttggtggttttggacttttttttaactatttttctgaaaaaacaaacgaTTAATGTGGAAATGAATCAGCAAAATTTCCCGacgatgaaaataaatatttatcattttgttgatacttttctacttttgctGCTGTACGTTAAGTTTTGACTGCAGGACATTTATTGCACTAGAGTCATTTCACGGTAAAGTAATCGGATTACTAGAGGATAGCCTCGTTAGTCtgaatgaattaaattaaactcaccTGAGAGGAAACGAGCCGTTTGACTCTCCGCTGCAGCTGCTGTCTCTTTGTTTTCggtctccatggcaacagcgGCAGAAACGGTCCGACAcgttggtctttttttttttttaactttattatcCCAGATTCAAATACAAACGTTTATATGTCAGAATTATTCACTCCAActtataacaatataaataataatgataaataaaacataaacataaaatatatttaaccctctgaaccccaacgagctgtttcacagtgtttttgtatttaaaaaaaacaaacattctccTCACTGTGtctcactgcaacatataaaatctatctataagtcctgcagctctattatatatatatatatgtatatatatatatatatatatggaatcagcacattcacaacaactcaaacatgtctttgtgcagaataacacagttagaatgacagaaatcagaaaaaaaacccatttcatTCAagagattaagatttcctttattagtcccacaatgagGAAATTTCCAGAATTAAAgcagcaaaataacaataaaaggtaACCAAGCAGTAGGTCTATAcactagaaatataaaaaaagggaTGAGCAATTAAACAAgtaaacaatatatattatagtatcTAGAGtaataacaatttaaacaaaagtaaattaaaatgttaggAACATTATGTACAATGTAGACAGAGTCAGCATTtctctgatatttaaaaaaaatgtgaataaaacagaatttctaTATaatcacttttccaagtgtcctgaatgttgtaaaaccagttttctccacacattgtcatgtttacagcctctcctgtcctctcctctctgctctgtgtaaacagcctctcctgtcctctcctctcagctctgtgtaaacagcctctcctgtcctctcctctctgctctgtgtaaacagcctctcctgtcctctcctctctgctctgtgtaaacagcctctcctgtcctctcctctctgctctgtgtaaacagcctctcctgtcctctcctctctgctctgtgtaaacagcctctcctgtcctctcctctctgctctgtgtaaacagcctctcctgtcctctcctctctgctctgtgtaaacagcctctcctgtcctctcctctctgctctgtgtaaacagcctctcctgtcctgtcctctcctctctgctctgtgtaaacagcctctcctgtcctctcctctctgctctgtgtaaacagcctctcctgtcctctcctctctgctctgtgtaaacagcctctcctgtcctctcctctcagctctgtgtaaacagcctctcccgtccatctggttagtgcaaacactttattttaaatgactcatgtagaataaagagattctaacacaacatataaacattttaacacaagttttggtcactttctacgataaactgtgtattttttggcgatcttttaaCTTCTCACAGTCCACTCAGCAaattttgtgatttaaaaaacatctcTAAGCTTTTGTTGACCACAGACCAACACATTCAGAGTCCTCACTCAGTTTGAGAGGAGagacgttagcatgctaacttaGCTCCTGGTTTATCTGTGACTTCACTTCCTGTCCTGAGGTCCCTGAACACTggcgctctctacaaaaaggggcggagccgcctctttttcttaaggaagctcagatctctggacatctgtagtaagataatatatatatatagggtgacgtcacagtgactacgtccattatttatacagtctatgattatgCTTTTTTCCTGAGAACATTAATTTCTCACGGTGTCTTTAACGTAAAGCAAAATATTGCTTATATactgaataaaaaatgcatgttatatTCCtcaattaatgttttattgtacCAGTTGGGATAGGGTACAGATAATGGCatttaactaaaataaattctgcacagaaaattgaaatacataaataaataattgttcaCTGGCTTTAAATTCTATACAATATGGGCTTAGTCTACACAATATTAAGCCTACATATAATTATCTGGTAAAGtacttatataaaaaaaaaatgaaacattaacaGCAGCACTTATAATCCCCCTTGTTCTGACAAAGGTAACAGTAAGATTACTACCTGGAAACTTACAGTAACATGTAGTACTGAACAACTTAAATCATCCCGGAGGAAGGTGACAGTAAAATTAGAGGGCCtctattaaaaaattaaatgaaaaga from the Centropristis striata isolate RG_2023a ecotype Rhode Island chromosome 16, C.striata_1.0, whole genome shotgun sequence genome contains:
- the ccdc65 gene encoding dynein regulatory complex subunit 2, with amino-acid sequence MPKKAKKGGGGRGGGRTEEERLVLLQQRAQAEEETAKKKEEILTLFLREKLQKEEKNTAVNLLKLTDGWRSVLRRARCGELRRDLEVLSRTFERQLDGLDSVVKNLWGELQEAERQAAQVQRAHLQRAERLLALQQRRLDVLQQRWESGLQQLSSTFSSERKQISADYRQQRDDQQGALYAREKLQTSAMTEIHTVYGECIAAYDSTYEQKKMSLSMNTKEPLKQEKQQNQEAVQRSRKESEELSIMSQKTQELRRTTEQDIKTVKRLQEAVIQLRETLSAAKTEGLSVEKDLLAARNQAKRSTHAARDQLTQQETAARKQLTELTVQSAAAAKKLQAAIATGQKLLRVADMCGRLDGEQQEVLSASFPSETLRPETEGPETEGPETEGPETEGPETEGPEKEMLPLMKSINKAELLRGALRRQRDDLSRENQQLKLLLVQHQDAMTLGGGDLDALLAVSRAPTTAVLPDGARRHAVIEAVHVITR